The proteins below come from a single Mya arenaria isolate MELC-2E11 chromosome 8, ASM2691426v1 genomic window:
- the LOC128243604 gene encoding uncharacterized protein C20orf85-like, which translates to MAAEKGAGVKNAASKCNFVAQDQIWKDHVKLEETAARYWPDNWNFLTTKYEDLVKDDLPKKEKRHKDVEPIEPHPVTPIEKYIKVDPSPKPYPRTTAQNIGWRSTQKDLALDKYGKYAKPKGGLIRQLNWPSEAIS; encoded by the exons ATGGCTGCTGAGAAGGGAGCTGGAGTGAAAAACGCGGCTTCAAAGTGCAATTTTGTAGCACAGGACCAAATATG GAAGGACCACGTTAAGCTTGAGGAGACTGCTGCACGCTACTGGCCTGACAACTGGAACTTTCTTACCACGAAATACGAAGAC CTGGTGAAAGACGATTTACCTAAGAAGGAGAAGAGACACAAGGACGTGGAACCGATAGAGCCCCACCCCGTAACGCCcatagaaaaatatatcaaagtcGACCCCTCTCCCAAGCCATACCCTAGAACTACCGCACAAAATATCGGATGGCGCTCGACGCAAAAGGATTTAGCTCTGGATAAGTACGGGAAATACGCCAAGCCGAAAGGAGGGCTTATACGCCAATTGAACTGGCCATCGGAAGCAATCTCATAA
- the LOC128242578 gene encoding uncharacterized protein LOC128242578, with protein MNKSRNTVAYKAAVYLKYPAPYIRYRCCEYRYNFFNSSYQPIKCNFFISDLNLCTIDPYILGVIILLYFPIVLFRVCAFISKGDQIVARDLEMHPVVDSNNYEIDDWIYLDGTSPITISNTLSYPLRDFRKHHPVAMSRLRRFLCTLVTPCFIYLEMFMFKDGYITGHTNNITIYVNDMVNAGVPVGFLSLFGDKHKRMDNFVPALGGPVGVMTLYFSLAFVLIVLPRSLKQIVENGLPSHSDGFPLLIGFEEILSFSSSSTVLEPGYERASVICRNSVYMVFSERFWRRVLRIQRQRFKCHGIHSNRCVQICLTCIIFIFKLIFCIFEALCCFVFYVIPFFMFSLIMIKGAVRTIMETRHSFKRRFQFLNRTVIWIIVTLIISLTFVLFTYCLCLVFLESFVLISQIAIYCFIALVLFPTISFGYLFFFTAFVYYIAHLVQRFGDGYSHLLEDAIKLSIELDTKEHRTFIKDSTLYVPSVSQSIKTVIIHDCTIEVPVNAQMEIQLRRSTLPKVKCKGLAHGIPKELFERIVNSKRPIYVKLLNLVFHFALIMTLITVSIRLTSQFNSEFTSDESEMLHIVFTVVVGVIPRVVEMFLKGGSDAGKKQIERGEIERIIHEYWGLVE; from the coding sequence atgaataaatcaagGAATACAGTGGCATACAAGGCAGCAGTGTATCTAAAGTACCCTGCTCCTTACATAAGATACAGGTGCTGTGAGTACagatataatttttttaactcTAGCTATCAACCCATTAAATGTAACTTTTTTATTAGTGACTTGAATCTCTGCACCATCGATCCTTACATTTTGGGAGTAATTATTCTTCTGTACTTTCCAATCGTGTTATTCAGAGTGTGTGCGTTCATTTCTAAAGGGGACCAAATAGTCGCTCGTGATCTAGAAATGCATCCTGTTGTGGATagcaataattatgaaattgacGACTGGATATACCTCGATGGAACATCACCTATAACAATTTCAAACACATTAAGTTATCCTCTCCGAGACTTCAGAAAGCATCACCCTGTAGCAATGTCCCGTCTACGTCGATTTCTATGTACCCTTGTGAcaccatgtttcatttatttggagatgttcatgtttaaagatGGATATATCACTGGCCATACAAACAATATCACCATATATGTCAACGACATGGTCAATGCCGGGGTTCCCGTTGGGTTTCTTTCCTTATTTGGTGACAAACATAAACGGATGGACAACTTTGTTCCGGCTTTGGGAGGACCAGTTGGTGTAATGACGTTGTATTTCAGCTTGGCCTTTGTGTTGATAGTTCTACCACGAAGTTTGAAACAAATAGTTGAAAATGGGTTGCCAAGTCATTCTGATGGTTTTCCCCTTCTGATCGGGTTTGAAGAGATCTTGTCATTTTCGTCAAGTTCAACTGTATTGGAACCGGGATATGAGCGAGCTTCCGTCATATGTAGAAACTCTGTTTACATGGTGTTCTCAGAAAGGTTCTGGAGACGAGTATTAAGAATACAAAGGCAGAGGTTTAAATGTCATGGCATTCACTCTAATCGGTGTGTTCAAATTTGCTTGActtgcattatatttatattcaagcTTATCTTCTGCATCTTTGAggcattgtgttgttttgttttctatgttatTCCATTTTTCATGTTCAGCTTAATAATGATCAAAGGAGCTGTGCGCACTATTATGGAAACGAGACACTCTTTTAAAAGAAGATTTCAGTTTTTGAATCGCACCGTAATTTGGATAATCGTCACTCTGATTATTTCCCTGACATTTGTCCTTTTCACATACTGTCTTTGCTTAGTATTTCTTGAAAGCTTTGTTCTTATTTCacagattgcaatatattgctTTATAGCGCTGGTTCTATTTCCAACAATTTCTTTTGGTTACTTGTTCTTCTTTACAGCTTTTGTTTATTACATTGCTCATTTGGTCCAAAGGTTTGGCGATGGTTATTCTCATTTGTTAGAAGATGCGATTAAGCTTTCCATTGAACTGGATACAAAGGAACACAGGACATTCATTAAAGATAGTACTTTGTATGTCCCCAGTGTAAGTCAGAGCATAAAGACTGTCATAATTCACGACTGTACAATAGAAGTACCAGTGAATGCACAAATGGAAATACAGCTTCGGAGAAGTACCTTACCAAAGGTAAAATGCAAAGGTCTGGCACATGGTATTCCAAAAGAGCTTTTCGAGAGGATTGTAAATTCGAAACGACCAATCTACGTTAAATTACTAAATTTGGTTTTCCATTTTGCGTTAATAATGACGTTGATAACGGTGTCCATTCGTTTGACATCACAATTTAACTCCGAGTTCACCAGCGACGAATCCGAGATGTTACACATTGTTTTCACGGTGGTTGTTGGCGTTATTCCTCGCGTCGTGGAGATGTTCCTGAAAGGAGGAAGTGACGCAGGCAAGAAACAAATAGAAAGAGGGGAAATTGAGAGAATTATTCACGAGTACTGGGGGCTTGTTGAATGA